The Rathayibacter caricis DSM 15933 genomic sequence AGGAGGGCCTCGGCGAGGACGGCGGCGACGGGCCTCGCCGGCTGCGCGGTTCCGTCCAGGTCGCGCGCTCGCCGGAGCCGGTCGTCCGCGGCGGTGTTGCGGCCGGCGACGGCGTGCAGGAGCGCCGTCGATCCCGCCGTCGAGGCGGCCATCGGGCGATGGCCGATCACCATCGCCCACTCGTGCGCGGAGGCGTGGAGCGCGAGGGCCTCCTCGAGGCGCGAGTCCTGCTCGCAGGTGTGCGCCCACTCCTGGAGGAGCTCGGGCAGCGCGGCCGAGAGCGAGGCCTCCTCGAGCGGGGAGAGCTGACCGAGCAGCGCGCGGGCGTCCGCCATCAGCCGGAGGGCGTCCTCCATCCGCCCCTGCCCGCGCGCCACCGAGCCCCGCGCCGCCCAGACGCTCAGCTGATCGGCCGCGGACAGCGGTACCGGCAGCGGCCGCCGACCGGGCGCCGGGTCGACCCAGCCGTCGCCGCGGAGGGTGCGGCCGAGATGGGCCATCGCGATCCGCAGGCGCGGCGACCGGTCCAGGACCTCCGGCGGCATGCGCTCGAGGGCACGGAGGAGGATCGCGGGCTCGACCTGCACGAGGTGCGTGTACGAGGAGCGCAGGAGGTCGAGGACCGTCGTCCAGTCGCCGTCGTCGACCGCCGACGTCAGGCGTCTGGCGACGGGATCCTGCGTCACGAGGGGCCGTCCGAAGCGTCGTCGTGGGGACGCCTGCGCCTCCCGAGCAGGTCGATCGCGGCGGACGTGCGGTAGCGGTCGAGGAGGGCGGCGCTGCTGTCGGTGTCGATCATGAGTGGGTGATCCTCGGGGGCGGAGACGGGTGCGGCCGACTCCCGTCGGCACGGTGGGGAGGGGCGACGGGAGACCGGTCGAGCCAGAGTAGGCCCGCCGACCGCACGCCGGAAGGAGGCGCACGACTGCGTCGAGCTCCGCCCGCACAGCGACGCCGCCCCTCCCGATCGTCGGAGAGGGGCGGCGGGCGCGTCGCGTCAGCGCAGCCCCTCGGACGCCTCCGGCTCGAGGTGCCGGAGATCCCGCTGCAACCGCTGCGAGCGGAGGTAGCCGCTCATCGCGTGGCCCGGAACGGGAGGGGCCGACAGGTCGCCGAGGACCGCCCGCGCCGTCGCCAGCCGCGCGCGCCGGATCTCGTTGAAGACGGTCGTGCCGTTGGCGGCGAACACGCGCTGGAGCGTCCGCTTGGGTACCCCGAGACGCTCCGAGACCTCCTGAACCGAGAGGTTCGCATCCGCTGACATCGCCGCGATGAGCGCGAGAGCGCGGGTGTGCACGGTCTCGGTCCGCTCGCGGGGCAGCGAGGTGGCCAGCACCGCGCCCGTGAGCTGCTCGATCGCCGCGCGCACGAGCGGGAACGCGGGCGAGTCGGCGTCGAGCGAGGAGCCGAACGTGGAGTTGACGGTCGACAGCAGGATGCCCCGGCCCGCGGTGTCCGCCTCGGTCACCAGCGCACCGCCGTCCTCCCAGTCGAGGAGGCCGAGGAGCGGGCTCTCGAGGGCGATCTCGATCCGCGCGCTGGGCCCGTCGGTGACGAGCGTGTAGGAGTGGCTGCGCCGCAGATATGCGATGCATCCGACGCGCACGCGCACCTCCAGCGCCGCGGGGTCGTCCGGCTGCACGACGATCTCGCCCTCGAGCGGGATGAGGAGCCGGATCCCGGAGCCGACGGGCGCGCTGCGGTGCAGCCGGGCCGCCGTGTGCCAGAGCCGGACGACGTCGAACGTGCCGCTCCGGAGCACGTCGGCGACGACGCGCAGAGGGCCGGACGGTCTCGCCTCGAGTCCGATGCGGCGGAACCAGGACCTCGCCTCGTCGTCGCGGCGGGTGACGCCCCGCTCGATGGAGGTCCGGTCGAACGCGCTGATGGTCATGACGGTGCACCTTTCTGCCGAGCCGTTCGGGCGGTCCGACAGGCAGAACACTGCCCGCGGCGACGGACTCCTGAGAGAGTTTCACCCTTCGAGGGGTTGGGGATCACCCTCGTCGTCGCGCGCTACCTCACTAAGGGGTACAGCACGGACGGAGTCCGGTCGGGGCGGACCGCGACCTGCACCTGCCCGTGGCCGCTGATCGGAGCACCGTCGGCGTCCGTCCCCCGGACGTCGAGCGAGTTCACGATGGTCCGCGGTGTCGTGAGCGGACGGACGGTGTAGCGGGCCGCCGTGACGAATCCCGCGCCGGGAGCGATCCGCTCGACGCGGCCCACGAGGGTCGACGGGGCGGTGTCGTACTCGAGATCGTCGGACGACCCGTCCGAGAAGCGGTCCTGCAGCAGGTGGAGGTCGTGGAGGCTCGCCCGCGTGCCGTTGCGGACGTGGATCCAGAACACGAGGACGAGCGCGTCGCTCCGGAGCCCCTCCGCCGCGGTGAGCGGGAGGTGCGACACGGTCACGTCGAGCTCCAGGCGGGGAACCGGTCCGTCGGGCGGAGCGAGCGGCTTCCTCGAGAGCGCCGCGGGCGGGCAGGGGGGCATCGGTTCTCCTTCGGGGCGGGGCGTGGCGGCGGCACGACGATGATCGACGGTGCGCTCCTCCCCCCGCCCGGATTCGTCGCGAAGACCGGGCGGCCCGGGCGCGACCGGCGGGATCCGCGACGGCTCGCGCCATTCGCCACGGACCCTGTGCCAGGCCGGTCGCGCCGGGCGCGGCGTACCCATAATCAGGTGATCCCGCATGCTCCGACGCGCTGCGCTCGGACGCGCCGCCCGCGAGGTCCGCCTGCCGCCCCCCGGCGATGACGAGCCCGCACCGCCGATCCGTCGGCGGCCGCCCCGAACCGAACCAGAGGTGATCGACGATGATGACGGAGATCCTGCGCGCCGCGAGCCCGCGAGCCCGGCGGTCCAGGGCGGAGGAGCCCGGCCGTCCGACCGGACTCGGCGATCGCGTCGACCACGCCCTGCGGCAGTTCCACACGGTGCCCGAGCTCGACGCCGGCGCGGTCGCCCGGGTCCTCGGCGTCTCCGAGATCCGCGTGCGGGTCGTCCACCGGCTGCATCACGGGGTCTCGATCCGTCGCCGTGTCGAGCGGATCCGCCTCGCCGTCGCCGAGGACGTGCTGCTCGCCGACTCCGGCTCGGGGGAGTCGGCTCGGGTGCGGGCCGTCGAGGCCGCGGGCTTCCGCTCGACGGCCGAGCTCGATCGCATCTCGTCGCGGGCCCGTGCCCATGCCAGCGCACGGCGGTGAGGCGGGCCGATCCCTCCCGACGCGCCATGGTGAGATCATCGTGCGCCACCGCGTCATAGATCGGCAGCGGGCGAGTCTCCTCACCATGCCCTTCCCTCGTCGCCTGACTCCCGCCTCCCGTCCCTTCCGATCCCGCGCACCCCACCGACCCGACGTGCTCGCCGTCGCGACCGCGGCGCTCGTCACCGAGCGCTTCCTCGATCCGCGCTTCACCCCCGCCCGCCTGGCCGAGGAGCTCCGCGTGCCGGTGCTGACGCTGCGCCTGCGGTTCCGGCACTCCTACGGGTTCTCGATCGACGAGCACCTGGCCCGGTGCCGGATGGAGCTCGCCTCGGTCCTCATGGCGAGCACCCCCCACCGCCTCGGTGCGCTGGAGGAGATCGCCCGCGCCTCCGGCTACCGCGGTGTCCCGTCCCTCGACCGCGACTTCCGCCGCTGGCGCGGCACCCCTGCTCTCGCCGCATGGTTCCGGACGGGAGCGAGCCGCGCCTCCGCTCCCGCGCCCGTCTCCGGCGCCGAGCAGAGCACGGAGGGCCGTCCCGCTGTCCCGATCCGGGGACTCGAGACGCCGCTGCGCGCCTCCTCGACCAGCACGGCGACGCTGCTGATCGAGTAGGCCGCGGGGAGGGCGTATCGAGATCCGCGACCGCTGGACATGTCGGTCTCGATACGCCGCTGCGCGGCTATTCGACCAGCGAGGGAGGGCCGCACTCTGCTGATCGAGGGAGGGGCGCACTCTGCTGATCGAGTAGGCCGCTCCGCGGCCGTATCGAGATCCGCGAGCGCTGGACGTGTCGGTCTCGATACGCCGCTGCGCGACTACTCGACCAGCGAGGGGGGGGCGCACTCTGCTGATCGAGTAGGCCGCGCAGCGGCCGTATCGAGATCCCCCCTCGCTCGGAGTCAGCGGGTCTCGATACGGCGCTCCGGCTCGGTCGCCGCGGACGGGACGCGGTCGCTCCGCCACTCCGTGGTGATCTCCTCGCCCCGGTCGAAGGCCTCCTGCTCGCGCTGGCGCAGCTCGACGCGGCGGATCTTGCCCGAGATCGTCTTGGGGAGCTCGGCGAACTCGATCCGGCGCACGCGCTCGAACGACGAGAGCACGTCCCGGGTGTGCGCGAAGATCGCCGCCGCGGTCTCGGCCGTCGGCTCCCAGCCCTCGGCCAGCGCGACGTACGCCTTCACGATGCTCTGCCGCACCGCGTCGGGTGCGGGCACCACCGCCGACTCGGCGACCGCCGGGTGCTGCAGCAGCACGCTCTCGACCTCGAAGGGCGAGATCTTGAAGTCGGAGGACTTGAAGATGTCGTCGGTGCGGCCGACGAAGGTGATGGTGCCGTCGACCGCGCGCACCGCGACGTCGCCGGTGTGGAAGAGGCCGTCGGCGCGGGCGCGGGCGGTGCGCTCGTCGTCGCCGTGGTAGCCCGACATCAGGTTCACCGGCTCGGTGGAGAGGTCGAGGCAGATCTCGCCGGTGGAGGAGCGCTCGCCCGTGAGCGGGTCGATCAGCGCGATCGCCACTCCTGGCAGCGGGCGGCCCATCGCCCCGGGCACGATCTCGGAGCCGGGAGGGTTCGCGATGATGGCCGTGGTCTCGGTCTGGCCGTAGCCGTCGCGGATCCCCAGACCCCACTCGCGCTCGACCGTGCCGATCACCTCGGGGTTCAGCGGCTCGCCCGCCGAGAGGATCTGCGTCAGCGCGCGGGGCTTCGCGCCGAGCTCGGACTGGATCAGCATCCGCCAGACGGTGGGCGGCGCGCAGAACGTGGTGACCTCCGCCCGATCGAGCTGCTCGAGCATCGCGGACGGCGAGAAGCGGCTGTAGTTGTAGACGAAGACGGTGGCCTCGGCGTTCCACGGGGCGAAGAAGCAGCTCCACGCGTGCTTGCCCCAACCGGGCGAGCTGATCGCCGAGTGCACGTCGCCCGGCTGCACGCCCAGCCAGTACATGGTGCTGAGGTGGCCCACCGGGTACGACTCGTGGGTGTGGACGACCATCTTGGGCTTCGAGGTCGTGCCCGACGTGAAGTAGATCAGGCACGGATCCGTGCTCTCGACGCTGACCGTCGGGCTGATGCCGAAGGGCTCCGCGGAGTCGGAGTAGTCGAGCCAGCCCTCCACGGCGCCGCCGACGGCGATGCGGCCGAAGTCGCCCTCGACGTCGTCGAACTTGGCGGTCTCAGAGGCGTCGGCGATGACGTGCGCCACCTCGCCGCGCTCGAGCCGGTCGGCCAGGTCGGCGGGCGAGAGGAGCGTCGTGGTCGGCAGGATCACCGCGCCGAGCTTCATGATCGCGAGCATCGACTCCCACAGCTCGACCCGGTTGCCGAGCATGAGCATGACGTGGTCGCCCTGCTCCAC encodes the following:
- a CDS encoding AMP-binding protein, translating into MNPTGSFRAARDVLLEHRTDVAAATEAFHWPDVGPRFNWAVDWFDAIAIGNERPALWIVEEDGSEQKVSFDEMRWRSDEVATWLHSVGVEQGDHVMLMLGNRVELWESMLAIMKLGAVILPTTTLLSPADLADRLERGEVAHVIADASETAKFDDVEGDFGRIAVGGAVEGWLDYSDSAEPFGISPTVSVESTDPCLIYFTSGTTSKPKMVVHTHESYPVGHLSTMYWLGVQPGDVHSAISSPGWGKHAWSCFFAPWNAEATVFVYNYSRFSPSAMLEQLDRAEVTTFCAPPTVWRMLIQSELGAKPRALTQILSAGEPLNPEVIGTVEREWGLGIRDGYGQTETTAIIANPPGSEIVPGAMGRPLPGVAIALIDPLTGERSSTGEICLDLSTEPVNLMSGYHGDDERTARARADGLFHTGDVAVRAVDGTITFVGRTDDIFKSSDFKISPFEVESVLLQHPAVAESAVVPAPDAVRQSIVKAYVALAEGWEPTAETAAAIFAHTRDVLSSFERVRRIEFAELPKTISGKIRRVELRQREQEAFDRGEEITTEWRSDRVPSAATEPERRIETR
- a CDS encoding helix-turn-helix domain-containing protein, whose amino-acid sequence is MPFPRRLTPASRPFRSRAPHRPDVLAVATAALVTERFLDPRFTPARLAEELRVPVLTLRLRFRHSYGFSIDEHLARCRMELASVLMASTPHRLGALEEIARASGYRGVPSLDRDFRRWRGTPALAAWFRTGASRASAPAPVSGAEQSTEGRPAVPIRGLETPLRASSTSTATLLIE